A stretch of Equus przewalskii isolate Varuska chromosome 11, EquPr2, whole genome shotgun sequence DNA encodes these proteins:
- the BEST1 gene encoding bestrophin-1 isoform X1, producing MRSRAAAPPPRALPARPQKQDPSPRAAAWCLAMTVTYSSQVANARLGSFSRLLLCWRGSIYKLLYGEFLIFLLSYYTIRFIYRMALTDDQQVMFEKLTLYCDSYIQLIPISFVLGFYVTLVVTRWWNQYENLPWPDRLMNLVSGFVEGKDEQGRLLRRTLMRYANLGNVLILRSVSAAVYKRFPSSQHLVKAGFMTPAEHKHLEKFSLPHNTFWVPWVWFSNLSVKAWIGGRIRDPILLQSLLKEMNTLRTQCGHLYAYDWISIPLVYTQVVTVAVYSFFLACLIGRQFLNPAKAYPGHELDLVVPVFTFLQFFFYAGWLKVAEQLINPFGEDDDDFETNWIVDRSLQVSLLAVDEMHQDLPPMERDMYWNEPEPHPPYTAASAQSRRPSFFGSTFNMSLHKEEMEFQPNEEEEEEGAHPGILGRFLGLQSHDHHPPRTNSKTKLLWPKKEVLLHEGQLKNLGGARQNSRDQEDSKAWKIRGEDAFKSAALYGRSGYHSAPQTPLSHTPMIFPPGQSAPSSLCRVSGIDGSVKDQSLQLVMPGTKRSFEVLPESPGASMEHPELCHLKRKTVEFNLTDMSEAPECHLREPHLEQSTSNIHTILRDHGDPYWALENRDEAHS from the exons ATGAGGTCCAGGGCCGCGGCCCCGCCTCCAAGAGCTCTCCCTGCAAGACCACAGAAACAG GACCCAAGCCCACGTGCTGCAGCCTGGTGCCTGGCCATGACCGTCACCTACTCAAGCCAAGTGGCTAACGCCCGCTTGGGCTCCTTCTCCCGCCTACTGCTGTGCTGGCGGGGCAGCATCTATAAGCTGCTGTATGGCGAGTTCCTCATCTTCCTGCTCAGCTATTACACCATTCGCTTCATTTATAG GATGGCCCTCACAGACGACCAGCAGGTGATGTTCGAGAAGCTGACTCTGTATTGTGACAGCTACATCCAGCTCATCCCCATTTCCTTCGTGCTGG GCTTCTACGTGACGCTGGTCGTGACCCGCTGGTGGAACCAGTACGAGAACCTGCCGTGGCCCGACCGCCTCATGAACCTGGTGTCGGGCTTCGTGGAGGGCAAGGACGAGCAGGGCCGGCTGCTGCGGCGCACGCTCATGCGCTACGCCAACCTGGGCAACGTGCTCATCCTGCGCAGCGTCAGCGCCGCCGTCTACAAGCGCTTTCCCAGCTCGCAGCACCTGGTGAAAGCAG GCTTTATGACCCCCGCGGAGCACAAGCACTTAGAAAAATTCAGCTTGCCACACAACACGTTCTGGGTGCCCTGGGTGTGGTTTTCCAACCTGTCAGTGAAGGCCTGGATTGGAGGTCGAATCCGGGACCCTATCCTGCTCCAGAGCTTGCTGAAA gagATGAACACCTTGCGTACTCAGTGTGGACACCTGTATGCCTACGACTGGATTAGTATCCCGCTGGTGTACACGCAG GTGGTGACCGTGGCGGTGTACAGCTTCTTCCTGGCTTGCCTGATTGGGCGGCAGTTTCTGAACCCAGCCAAGGCCTACCCCGGCCACGAGCTGGACCTCGTGGTACCCGTCTTTACGTTCCTGCAGTTCTTCTTCTACGCTGGCTGGCTGAAG GTGGCAGAGCAACTCATCAACCCATTTGGAGAGGATGATGATGACTTTGAGACCAACTGGATTGTCGACAGGAGCTTGCAG GTGTCCCTGTTGGCTGTGGACGAGATGCACCAGGACCTGCCCCCGATGGAGCGGGACATGTACTGGAACGAGCCAGAACCCCATCCCCCCTACACGGCCGCTTCTGCCCAGTCTCGTCGACCCTCCTTTTTTGGCTCCACCTTCAACATGAG TCTGCATAAGGAAGAGATGGAGTTCCAGccaaatgaggaggaggaggaagagggcgCTCACCCTGGCATCCTTGGCCGCTTCCTAGGGCTCCAGTCCCATGACCACCATCCCCCCAGGACCAACTCAAAGACCAAACTACTGTGGCCCAAGAAAGAAGTCCTTCTCCATGAGGGCCAGCTCAAGAACCTCGGGGGGGCCAGACAGAACTCTAGGGACCAGGAAGACAGCAAGGCCTGGAAGATTAGGGGGGAGGACGCCTTCAAGTCCGCTGCACTGTATGGGAGGTCGGGCTACCACAGCGCCCCCCAGACACCGCTCAGCCACACGCCTATGATCTTCCCACCCGGACAGTCAGCGCCCTCCAGTCTTTGCAGAGTCTCAGGCATAGACGGCAGTGTCAAAGATCAAAGCCTACAGCTTGTGATGCCTGGGACCAAGAGGAGTTTTGAAGTGCTCCCAGAGAGTCCTGGGGCCTCAATGGAGCACCCAGAATTGTGTCATTTGAAGAGGAAAACTGTCGAATTTAATCTGACGGATATGTCAGAGGCCCCCGAATGTCATCTCAGAGAACCACATTTGGAACAGTCGACAAGCAACATACACACCATACTCAGAGATCATGGCGATCCCTATTGGGCATTGGAAAACAG GGATGAAGCACATTCCTAA
- the BEST1 gene encoding bestrophin-1 isoform X2: MGCYFQDPSPRAAAWCLAMTVTYSSQVANARLGSFSRLLLCWRGSIYKLLYGEFLIFLLSYYTIRFIYRMALTDDQQVMFEKLTLYCDSYIQLIPISFVLGFYVTLVVTRWWNQYENLPWPDRLMNLVSGFVEGKDEQGRLLRRTLMRYANLGNVLILRSVSAAVYKRFPSSQHLVKAGFMTPAEHKHLEKFSLPHNTFWVPWVWFSNLSVKAWIGGRIRDPILLQSLLKEMNTLRTQCGHLYAYDWISIPLVYTQVVTVAVYSFFLACLIGRQFLNPAKAYPGHELDLVVPVFTFLQFFFYAGWLKVAEQLINPFGEDDDDFETNWIVDRSLQVSLLAVDEMHQDLPPMERDMYWNEPEPHPPYTAASAQSRRPSFFGSTFNMSLHKEEMEFQPNEEEEEEGAHPGILGRFLGLQSHDHHPPRTNSKTKLLWPKKEVLLHEGQLKNLGGARQNSRDQEDSKAWKIRGEDAFKSAALYGRSGYHSAPQTPLSHTPMIFPPGQSAPSSLCRVSGIDGSVKDQSLQLVMPGTKRSFEVLPESPGASMEHPELCHLKRKTVEFNLTDMSEAPECHLREPHLEQSTSNIHTILRDHGDPYWALENRDEAHS; the protein is encoded by the exons ATGGGATGCTATTTCCAG GACCCAAGCCCACGTGCTGCAGCCTGGTGCCTGGCCATGACCGTCACCTACTCAAGCCAAGTGGCTAACGCCCGCTTGGGCTCCTTCTCCCGCCTACTGCTGTGCTGGCGGGGCAGCATCTATAAGCTGCTGTATGGCGAGTTCCTCATCTTCCTGCTCAGCTATTACACCATTCGCTTCATTTATAG GATGGCCCTCACAGACGACCAGCAGGTGATGTTCGAGAAGCTGACTCTGTATTGTGACAGCTACATCCAGCTCATCCCCATTTCCTTCGTGCTGG GCTTCTACGTGACGCTGGTCGTGACCCGCTGGTGGAACCAGTACGAGAACCTGCCGTGGCCCGACCGCCTCATGAACCTGGTGTCGGGCTTCGTGGAGGGCAAGGACGAGCAGGGCCGGCTGCTGCGGCGCACGCTCATGCGCTACGCCAACCTGGGCAACGTGCTCATCCTGCGCAGCGTCAGCGCCGCCGTCTACAAGCGCTTTCCCAGCTCGCAGCACCTGGTGAAAGCAG GCTTTATGACCCCCGCGGAGCACAAGCACTTAGAAAAATTCAGCTTGCCACACAACACGTTCTGGGTGCCCTGGGTGTGGTTTTCCAACCTGTCAGTGAAGGCCTGGATTGGAGGTCGAATCCGGGACCCTATCCTGCTCCAGAGCTTGCTGAAA gagATGAACACCTTGCGTACTCAGTGTGGACACCTGTATGCCTACGACTGGATTAGTATCCCGCTGGTGTACACGCAG GTGGTGACCGTGGCGGTGTACAGCTTCTTCCTGGCTTGCCTGATTGGGCGGCAGTTTCTGAACCCAGCCAAGGCCTACCCCGGCCACGAGCTGGACCTCGTGGTACCCGTCTTTACGTTCCTGCAGTTCTTCTTCTACGCTGGCTGGCTGAAG GTGGCAGAGCAACTCATCAACCCATTTGGAGAGGATGATGATGACTTTGAGACCAACTGGATTGTCGACAGGAGCTTGCAG GTGTCCCTGTTGGCTGTGGACGAGATGCACCAGGACCTGCCCCCGATGGAGCGGGACATGTACTGGAACGAGCCAGAACCCCATCCCCCCTACACGGCCGCTTCTGCCCAGTCTCGTCGACCCTCCTTTTTTGGCTCCACCTTCAACATGAG TCTGCATAAGGAAGAGATGGAGTTCCAGccaaatgaggaggaggaggaagagggcgCTCACCCTGGCATCCTTGGCCGCTTCCTAGGGCTCCAGTCCCATGACCACCATCCCCCCAGGACCAACTCAAAGACCAAACTACTGTGGCCCAAGAAAGAAGTCCTTCTCCATGAGGGCCAGCTCAAGAACCTCGGGGGGGCCAGACAGAACTCTAGGGACCAGGAAGACAGCAAGGCCTGGAAGATTAGGGGGGAGGACGCCTTCAAGTCCGCTGCACTGTATGGGAGGTCGGGCTACCACAGCGCCCCCCAGACACCGCTCAGCCACACGCCTATGATCTTCCCACCCGGACAGTCAGCGCCCTCCAGTCTTTGCAGAGTCTCAGGCATAGACGGCAGTGTCAAAGATCAAAGCCTACAGCTTGTGATGCCTGGGACCAAGAGGAGTTTTGAAGTGCTCCCAGAGAGTCCTGGGGCCTCAATGGAGCACCCAGAATTGTGTCATTTGAAGAGGAAAACTGTCGAATTTAATCTGACGGATATGTCAGAGGCCCCCGAATGTCATCTCAGAGAACCACATTTGGAACAGTCGACAAGCAACATACACACCATACTCAGAGATCATGGCGATCCCTATTGGGCATTGGAAAACAG GGATGAAGCACATTCCTAA
- the BEST1 gene encoding bestrophin-1 isoform X3, whose product MTVTYSSQVANARLGSFSRLLLCWRGSIYKLLYGEFLIFLLSYYTIRFIYRMALTDDQQVMFEKLTLYCDSYIQLIPISFVLGFYVTLVVTRWWNQYENLPWPDRLMNLVSGFVEGKDEQGRLLRRTLMRYANLGNVLILRSVSAAVYKRFPSSQHLVKAGFMTPAEHKHLEKFSLPHNTFWVPWVWFSNLSVKAWIGGRIRDPILLQSLLKEMNTLRTQCGHLYAYDWISIPLVYTQVVTVAVYSFFLACLIGRQFLNPAKAYPGHELDLVVPVFTFLQFFFYAGWLKVAEQLINPFGEDDDDFETNWIVDRSLQVSLLAVDEMHQDLPPMERDMYWNEPEPHPPYTAASAQSRRPSFFGSTFNMSLHKEEMEFQPNEEEEEEGAHPGILGRFLGLQSHDHHPPRTNSKTKLLWPKKEVLLHEGQLKNLGGARQNSRDQEDSKAWKIRGEDAFKSAALYGRSGYHSAPQTPLSHTPMIFPPGQSAPSSLCRVSGIDGSVKDQSLQLVMPGTKRSFEVLPESPGASMEHPELCHLKRKTVEFNLTDMSEAPECHLREPHLEQSTSNIHTILRDHGDPYWALENRDEAHS is encoded by the exons ATGACCGTCACCTACTCAAGCCAAGTGGCTAACGCCCGCTTGGGCTCCTTCTCCCGCCTACTGCTGTGCTGGCGGGGCAGCATCTATAAGCTGCTGTATGGCGAGTTCCTCATCTTCCTGCTCAGCTATTACACCATTCGCTTCATTTATAG GATGGCCCTCACAGACGACCAGCAGGTGATGTTCGAGAAGCTGACTCTGTATTGTGACAGCTACATCCAGCTCATCCCCATTTCCTTCGTGCTGG GCTTCTACGTGACGCTGGTCGTGACCCGCTGGTGGAACCAGTACGAGAACCTGCCGTGGCCCGACCGCCTCATGAACCTGGTGTCGGGCTTCGTGGAGGGCAAGGACGAGCAGGGCCGGCTGCTGCGGCGCACGCTCATGCGCTACGCCAACCTGGGCAACGTGCTCATCCTGCGCAGCGTCAGCGCCGCCGTCTACAAGCGCTTTCCCAGCTCGCAGCACCTGGTGAAAGCAG GCTTTATGACCCCCGCGGAGCACAAGCACTTAGAAAAATTCAGCTTGCCACACAACACGTTCTGGGTGCCCTGGGTGTGGTTTTCCAACCTGTCAGTGAAGGCCTGGATTGGAGGTCGAATCCGGGACCCTATCCTGCTCCAGAGCTTGCTGAAA gagATGAACACCTTGCGTACTCAGTGTGGACACCTGTATGCCTACGACTGGATTAGTATCCCGCTGGTGTACACGCAG GTGGTGACCGTGGCGGTGTACAGCTTCTTCCTGGCTTGCCTGATTGGGCGGCAGTTTCTGAACCCAGCCAAGGCCTACCCCGGCCACGAGCTGGACCTCGTGGTACCCGTCTTTACGTTCCTGCAGTTCTTCTTCTACGCTGGCTGGCTGAAG GTGGCAGAGCAACTCATCAACCCATTTGGAGAGGATGATGATGACTTTGAGACCAACTGGATTGTCGACAGGAGCTTGCAG GTGTCCCTGTTGGCTGTGGACGAGATGCACCAGGACCTGCCCCCGATGGAGCGGGACATGTACTGGAACGAGCCAGAACCCCATCCCCCCTACACGGCCGCTTCTGCCCAGTCTCGTCGACCCTCCTTTTTTGGCTCCACCTTCAACATGAG TCTGCATAAGGAAGAGATGGAGTTCCAGccaaatgaggaggaggaggaagagggcgCTCACCCTGGCATCCTTGGCCGCTTCCTAGGGCTCCAGTCCCATGACCACCATCCCCCCAGGACCAACTCAAAGACCAAACTACTGTGGCCCAAGAAAGAAGTCCTTCTCCATGAGGGCCAGCTCAAGAACCTCGGGGGGGCCAGACAGAACTCTAGGGACCAGGAAGACAGCAAGGCCTGGAAGATTAGGGGGGAGGACGCCTTCAAGTCCGCTGCACTGTATGGGAGGTCGGGCTACCACAGCGCCCCCCAGACACCGCTCAGCCACACGCCTATGATCTTCCCACCCGGACAGTCAGCGCCCTCCAGTCTTTGCAGAGTCTCAGGCATAGACGGCAGTGTCAAAGATCAAAGCCTACAGCTTGTGATGCCTGGGACCAAGAGGAGTTTTGAAGTGCTCCCAGAGAGTCCTGGGGCCTCAATGGAGCACCCAGAATTGTGTCATTTGAAGAGGAAAACTGTCGAATTTAATCTGACGGATATGTCAGAGGCCCCCGAATGTCATCTCAGAGAACCACATTTGGAACAGTCGACAAGCAACATACACACCATACTCAGAGATCATGGCGATCCCTATTGGGCATTGGAAAACAG GGATGAAGCACATTCCTAA
- the BEST1 gene encoding bestrophin-1 isoform X4, producing the protein MALTDDQQVMFEKLTLYCDSYIQLIPISFVLGFYVTLVVTRWWNQYENLPWPDRLMNLVSGFVEGKDEQGRLLRRTLMRYANLGNVLILRSVSAAVYKRFPSSQHLVKAGFMTPAEHKHLEKFSLPHNTFWVPWVWFSNLSVKAWIGGRIRDPILLQSLLKEMNTLRTQCGHLYAYDWISIPLVYTQVVTVAVYSFFLACLIGRQFLNPAKAYPGHELDLVVPVFTFLQFFFYAGWLKVAEQLINPFGEDDDDFETNWIVDRSLQVSLLAVDEMHQDLPPMERDMYWNEPEPHPPYTAASAQSRRPSFFGSTFNMSLHKEEMEFQPNEEEEEEGAHPGILGRFLGLQSHDHHPPRTNSKTKLLWPKKEVLLHEGQLKNLGGARQNSRDQEDSKAWKIRGEDAFKSAALYGRSGYHSAPQTPLSHTPMIFPPGQSAPSSLCRVSGIDGSVKDQSLQLVMPGTKRSFEVLPESPGASMEHPELCHLKRKTVEFNLTDMSEAPECHLREPHLEQSTSNIHTILRDHGDPYWALENRDEAHS; encoded by the exons ATGGCCCTCACAGACGACCAGCAGGTGATGTTCGAGAAGCTGACTCTGTATTGTGACAGCTACATCCAGCTCATCCCCATTTCCTTCGTGCTGG GCTTCTACGTGACGCTGGTCGTGACCCGCTGGTGGAACCAGTACGAGAACCTGCCGTGGCCCGACCGCCTCATGAACCTGGTGTCGGGCTTCGTGGAGGGCAAGGACGAGCAGGGCCGGCTGCTGCGGCGCACGCTCATGCGCTACGCCAACCTGGGCAACGTGCTCATCCTGCGCAGCGTCAGCGCCGCCGTCTACAAGCGCTTTCCCAGCTCGCAGCACCTGGTGAAAGCAG GCTTTATGACCCCCGCGGAGCACAAGCACTTAGAAAAATTCAGCTTGCCACACAACACGTTCTGGGTGCCCTGGGTGTGGTTTTCCAACCTGTCAGTGAAGGCCTGGATTGGAGGTCGAATCCGGGACCCTATCCTGCTCCAGAGCTTGCTGAAA gagATGAACACCTTGCGTACTCAGTGTGGACACCTGTATGCCTACGACTGGATTAGTATCCCGCTGGTGTACACGCAG GTGGTGACCGTGGCGGTGTACAGCTTCTTCCTGGCTTGCCTGATTGGGCGGCAGTTTCTGAACCCAGCCAAGGCCTACCCCGGCCACGAGCTGGACCTCGTGGTACCCGTCTTTACGTTCCTGCAGTTCTTCTTCTACGCTGGCTGGCTGAAG GTGGCAGAGCAACTCATCAACCCATTTGGAGAGGATGATGATGACTTTGAGACCAACTGGATTGTCGACAGGAGCTTGCAG GTGTCCCTGTTGGCTGTGGACGAGATGCACCAGGACCTGCCCCCGATGGAGCGGGACATGTACTGGAACGAGCCAGAACCCCATCCCCCCTACACGGCCGCTTCTGCCCAGTCTCGTCGACCCTCCTTTTTTGGCTCCACCTTCAACATGAG TCTGCATAAGGAAGAGATGGAGTTCCAGccaaatgaggaggaggaggaagagggcgCTCACCCTGGCATCCTTGGCCGCTTCCTAGGGCTCCAGTCCCATGACCACCATCCCCCCAGGACCAACTCAAAGACCAAACTACTGTGGCCCAAGAAAGAAGTCCTTCTCCATGAGGGCCAGCTCAAGAACCTCGGGGGGGCCAGACAGAACTCTAGGGACCAGGAAGACAGCAAGGCCTGGAAGATTAGGGGGGAGGACGCCTTCAAGTCCGCTGCACTGTATGGGAGGTCGGGCTACCACAGCGCCCCCCAGACACCGCTCAGCCACACGCCTATGATCTTCCCACCCGGACAGTCAGCGCCCTCCAGTCTTTGCAGAGTCTCAGGCATAGACGGCAGTGTCAAAGATCAAAGCCTACAGCTTGTGATGCCTGGGACCAAGAGGAGTTTTGAAGTGCTCCCAGAGAGTCCTGGGGCCTCAATGGAGCACCCAGAATTGTGTCATTTGAAGAGGAAAACTGTCGAATTTAATCTGACGGATATGTCAGAGGCCCCCGAATGTCATCTCAGAGAACCACATTTGGAACAGTCGACAAGCAACATACACACCATACTCAGAGATCATGGCGATCCCTATTGGGCATTGGAAAACAG GGATGAAGCACATTCCTAA
- the BEST1 gene encoding bestrophin-1 isoform X5 produces MNLVSGFVEGKDEQGRLLRRTLMRYANLGNVLILRSVSAAVYKRFPSSQHLVKAGFMTPAEHKHLEKFSLPHNTFWVPWVWFSNLSVKAWIGGRIRDPILLQSLLKEMNTLRTQCGHLYAYDWISIPLVYTQVVTVAVYSFFLACLIGRQFLNPAKAYPGHELDLVVPVFTFLQFFFYAGWLKVAEQLINPFGEDDDDFETNWIVDRSLQVSLLAVDEMHQDLPPMERDMYWNEPEPHPPYTAASAQSRRPSFFGSTFNMSLHKEEMEFQPNEEEEEEGAHPGILGRFLGLQSHDHHPPRTNSKTKLLWPKKEVLLHEGQLKNLGGARQNSRDQEDSKAWKIRGEDAFKSAALYGRSGYHSAPQTPLSHTPMIFPPGQSAPSSLCRVSGIDGSVKDQSLQLVMPGTKRSFEVLPESPGASMEHPELCHLKRKTVEFNLTDMSEAPECHLREPHLEQSTSNIHTILRDHGDPYWALENRDEAHS; encoded by the exons ATGAACCTGGTGTCGGGCTTCGTGGAGGGCAAGGACGAGCAGGGCCGGCTGCTGCGGCGCACGCTCATGCGCTACGCCAACCTGGGCAACGTGCTCATCCTGCGCAGCGTCAGCGCCGCCGTCTACAAGCGCTTTCCCAGCTCGCAGCACCTGGTGAAAGCAG GCTTTATGACCCCCGCGGAGCACAAGCACTTAGAAAAATTCAGCTTGCCACACAACACGTTCTGGGTGCCCTGGGTGTGGTTTTCCAACCTGTCAGTGAAGGCCTGGATTGGAGGTCGAATCCGGGACCCTATCCTGCTCCAGAGCTTGCTGAAA gagATGAACACCTTGCGTACTCAGTGTGGACACCTGTATGCCTACGACTGGATTAGTATCCCGCTGGTGTACACGCAG GTGGTGACCGTGGCGGTGTACAGCTTCTTCCTGGCTTGCCTGATTGGGCGGCAGTTTCTGAACCCAGCCAAGGCCTACCCCGGCCACGAGCTGGACCTCGTGGTACCCGTCTTTACGTTCCTGCAGTTCTTCTTCTACGCTGGCTGGCTGAAG GTGGCAGAGCAACTCATCAACCCATTTGGAGAGGATGATGATGACTTTGAGACCAACTGGATTGTCGACAGGAGCTTGCAG GTGTCCCTGTTGGCTGTGGACGAGATGCACCAGGACCTGCCCCCGATGGAGCGGGACATGTACTGGAACGAGCCAGAACCCCATCCCCCCTACACGGCCGCTTCTGCCCAGTCTCGTCGACCCTCCTTTTTTGGCTCCACCTTCAACATGAG TCTGCATAAGGAAGAGATGGAGTTCCAGccaaatgaggaggaggaggaagagggcgCTCACCCTGGCATCCTTGGCCGCTTCCTAGGGCTCCAGTCCCATGACCACCATCCCCCCAGGACCAACTCAAAGACCAAACTACTGTGGCCCAAGAAAGAAGTCCTTCTCCATGAGGGCCAGCTCAAGAACCTCGGGGGGGCCAGACAGAACTCTAGGGACCAGGAAGACAGCAAGGCCTGGAAGATTAGGGGGGAGGACGCCTTCAAGTCCGCTGCACTGTATGGGAGGTCGGGCTACCACAGCGCCCCCCAGACACCGCTCAGCCACACGCCTATGATCTTCCCACCCGGACAGTCAGCGCCCTCCAGTCTTTGCAGAGTCTCAGGCATAGACGGCAGTGTCAAAGATCAAAGCCTACAGCTTGTGATGCCTGGGACCAAGAGGAGTTTTGAAGTGCTCCCAGAGAGTCCTGGGGCCTCAATGGAGCACCCAGAATTGTGTCATTTGAAGAGGAAAACTGTCGAATTTAATCTGACGGATATGTCAGAGGCCCCCGAATGTCATCTCAGAGAACCACATTTGGAACAGTCGACAAGCAACATACACACCATACTCAGAGATCATGGCGATCCCTATTGGGCATTGGAAAACAG GGATGAAGCACATTCCTAA
- the FTH1 gene encoding ferritin heavy chain: MTTAFPSQVRQNYHQDSEAAINRQINLELHASYVYLSMSFYFDRDDVALKNFAKYFLHQSHEEREHAEKLMKLQNQRGGRIFLQDIKKPDQDDWENGLKAMECALHLEKNVNESLLELHKLATDKNDPHLCDFLETHYLNEQVKAIKELGDHVTNLRRMGAPESGMAEYLFDKHTLGECDES, encoded by the exons ATGACGACCGCGTTCCCCTCGCAGGTGCGCCAGAACTACCACCAGGACTCGGAGGCCGCCATCAACCGTCAGATCAACCTGGAGCTCCACGCCTCCTATGTGTACCTGTCCATG TCTTTCTATTTTGATCGCGATGATGTGGCTTTGAAGAACtttgccaaatattttcttcaccaaTCTCATGAGGAGAGGGAACATGCTGAGAAACTGATGAAGCTGCAGAACCAACGAGGCGGCCGGATCTTCCTTCAGGACATCAAG AAACCAGACCAGGATGACTGGGAGAATGGGCTGAAGGCAATGGAGTGTGCATTacacttggaaaaaaatgtgaatgagTCACTATTGGAACTGCACAAACTGGCCACTGACAAAAATGACCCCCAC TTGTGTGACTTCCTCGAGACTCATTACCTGAATGAGCAGGTGAAAGCCATCAAAGAATTGGGTGACCACGTAACCAACCTGCGCAGGATGGGGGCCCCCGAATCTGGCATGGCAGAGTATCTCTTTGACAAGCACACCCTGGGAGAGTGTGACGAGAGCTAA